In Desulfovibrio sp., a single window of DNA contains:
- a CDS encoding DUF2079 domain-containing protein — MARMGIIPADRPRWPWTMGITLFGLLAALACMRYLALRSTVFDLGVFVCNLTAMSEGGEWWRALNGHIQPVLWVYSWMIRPLPDWLAPLGLMVAQAFMLSLPLPFLAWRYGVFTALAYFGYFAVWHNGLFDFHPDHLAIPISLWFFFRVQDERPWAAAFAALCLCFIKESFAIQAAACGLYLVFQRRGGIPGMVVFVVGLAWFWLATAKLIPFFTMDSGVGASAGAFAWIGGSSVLGKIWFVITHPLSSVGHVLGDVKKLKYLGALLGGLAFLPLLSPGPLLVALPTLALSLLSTRPDYYSIANHYTAGLVAPLIIAFAQAIPLATEVVHARRNRVDRWAGILFLTLLAGHMTLSPSPLSVGFWKNGGFAGYWPDARDTRIIRAMESILPDDPGVVVVTQNSLNWGKAVSRYFANSFPLAVFEPHLAQNSGQATRADFRRFVFTGIKPDFPVTQSLAEYVVLDLKRPWFVVDLGCGWQGGVCRDQSVAGSFLAYVEKTRQLFDTIHEDDGFLILKRRQP, encoded by the coding sequence GTGGCTAGGATGGGCATCATTCCGGCTGATCGTCCCCGCTGGCCATGGACCATGGGCATTACGCTCTTCGGCCTGCTGGCTGCCCTGGCCTGCATGCGCTACCTGGCGTTGCGCTCCACGGTGTTCGACCTGGGAGTGTTCGTCTGCAACTTAACGGCCATGAGCGAAGGCGGTGAATGGTGGAGGGCCTTGAACGGGCATATCCAGCCCGTGCTGTGGGTCTACTCCTGGATGATAAGGCCCTTGCCGGACTGGCTTGCTCCTCTTGGCCTCATGGTCGCCCAGGCGTTCATGCTGAGCCTGCCCTTGCCGTTTCTGGCCTGGCGGTACGGCGTGTTCACCGCACTGGCCTATTTCGGTTACTTTGCTGTCTGGCATAACGGGCTTTTTGATTTCCATCCGGATCACTTGGCTATTCCGATCAGCTTATGGTTTTTTTTCCGGGTACAGGACGAGCGCCCCTGGGCGGCGGCTTTCGCCGCGCTGTGTCTGTGCTTCATCAAGGAATCCTTCGCCATTCAGGCCGCAGCCTGCGGGTTGTACCTTGTTTTCCAGCGCCGTGGCGGAATACCTGGAATGGTTGTTTTTGTCGTTGGCCTTGCCTGGTTCTGGCTCGCCACGGCCAAGCTCATCCCATTCTTCACCATGGATAGCGGAGTGGGTGCGTCCGCCGGGGCATTTGCCTGGATTGGCGGCAGCTCCGTGCTGGGAAAGATCTGGTTCGTGATTACCCATCCGCTGAGCTCTGTTGGGCATGTGCTCGGGGATGTGAAAAAGCTCAAATACCTTGGGGCTTTGCTTGGAGGGTTGGCGTTTCTTCCCCTGCTTTCCCCTGGGCCGCTCCTTGTGGCGCTACCGACCTTGGCCCTGTCGCTTCTTTCCACCCGTCCGGACTATTATTCCATCGCCAACCACTATACCGCCGGTTTGGTTGCTCCCTTGATAATCGCTTTCGCTCAGGCCATCCCCCTGGCCACGGAAGTGGTACACGCCCGTAGAAACCGGGTTGATCGGTGGGCTGGTATCTTGTTTCTGACACTCTTGGCCGGGCACATGACCTTGTCGCCGTCGCCGTTGTCGGTCGGTTTTTGGAAGAACGGGGGGTTCGCCGGCTATTGGCCGGATGCGCGCGACACCCGTATAATAAGGGCCATGGAGAGCATTCTGCCAGACGACCCCGGTGTGGTGGTCGTCACCCAAAATAGCCTGAACTGGGGGAAGGCGGTTTCACGCTATTTCGCGAACAGTTTTCCTTTGGCGGTATTCGAGCCGCATCTGGCGCAGAATTCGGGGCAGGCCACCAGGGCCGACTTCAGACGATTTGTCTTCACTGGAATTAAGCCGGATTTTCCGGTCACGCAGAGTCTGGCCGAATATGTGGTTCTGGACCTCAAAAGACCCTGGTTTGTTGTGGACCTGGGGTGCGGATGGCAAGGCGGCGTATGCCGCGACCAATCCGTAGCCGGTTCTTTCCTGGCGTATGTGGAAAAAACTCGCCAACTCTTCGACACGATACATGAGGACGATGGGTTCTTGATCCTCAAGCGGAGACAGCCATGA
- a CDS encoding glycosyltransferase → MRFKSIVLVSHVTDLSGPSEAVENYLKSRSDRLGVIYHPFHYCADRRSRLKEYRDGRPTRELRQGGWNLPPLLTYVKDALFSLVYFFRLGGRFDVFLGADPLNTVVGVLLKWLGLTKFVIFYTIDWMPERFSNKVLNAVYHWLDRFCVRHCDAAWNISPRIQDVRRSQGLPDSKNILVPVGVDLEKIDLPDKAGTNPSELVLLGALAPSKGVDLVIEAFPKLKERFPQLKLHVIGKTPHDAVEDGVVYQPYEPRLAALGEDVILHGAKPHDDVLRMLPGYDISLALYKPSPNNLSQWADPSRVKDYLACGLPVVITPVPEIHKDIASRKAGLVVEYDVEPLAEAIGQMLADPEGWRAMRASALEYMASYSWSSILDRVFGESFKA, encoded by the coding sequence ATGCGATTCAAATCCATTGTCCTGGTCAGCCACGTGACGGACCTTTCAGGCCCTTCCGAGGCGGTGGAGAATTATCTCAAGAGCCGGTCGGACAGGCTGGGCGTAATCTATCACCCCTTCCACTACTGCGCCGACCGCCGTTCCCGCCTCAAGGAGTATCGCGATGGTCGTCCGACTCGCGAGCTTCGCCAGGGAGGATGGAACCTCCCCCCCCTGCTGACCTACGTGAAGGATGCGCTGTTTTCCTTAGTGTATTTCTTCAGGCTGGGAGGACGCTTCGACGTCTTCCTCGGAGCAGACCCCCTGAACACGGTGGTCGGGGTGCTGCTCAAGTGGCTGGGACTGACGAAATTCGTGATCTTCTACACCATCGACTGGATGCCGGAGCGTTTCTCCAACAAGGTGCTGAACGCGGTCTACCATTGGCTGGACCGTTTCTGCGTGCGCCACTGCGACGCGGCCTGGAACATCTCGCCACGCATCCAGGATGTCCGCCGCTCTCAGGGCCTGCCGGATTCCAAGAACATCCTGGTGCCGGTTGGTGTGGACCTGGAAAAGATCGACCTGCCGGACAAGGCCGGGACAAACCCTTCGGAGCTGGTGCTGCTTGGAGCTTTGGCCCCGTCCAAGGGAGTTGATCTGGTCATTGAGGCCTTTCCCAAGCTCAAGGAGCGCTTCCCGCAGCTGAAGCTTCACGTGATAGGCAAGACGCCCCATGACGCGGTGGAGGACGGGGTGGTCTACCAGCCCTACGAACCTCGGCTGGCCGCTCTGGGGGAAGACGTGATCCTGCACGGCGCCAAGCCGCACGACGATGTGCTGCGCATGCTGCCCGGTTACGACATAAGCCTGGCCCTGTACAAACCCTCGCCCAACAATCTTTCCCAGTGGGCTGACCCCAGCCGCGTCAAAGACTACTTGGCCTGCGGCCTGCCCGTGGTCATCACTCCGGTGCCCGAGATCCACAAGGACATCGCTTCCCGCAAGGCGGGGTTGGTCGTGGAGTACGACGTCGAACCCTTGGCCGAAGCTATAGGCCAGATGCTTGCCGACCCGGAGGGATGGCGGGCCATGCGAGCCAGCGCTCTTGAATACATGGCTTCTTATTCTTGGTCTTCCATCCTGGACAGGGTGTTCGGCGAATCTTTCAAGGCATAG
- a CDS encoding GDP-L-fucose synthase has product MNYSRIYVAGHRGLVGSAVVRALAGCGGVEVITRTRAELDLTDQAAVRRFMADVRPQAVVLAAAKVGGIRANDAYPAEFVWNNCIIQCNVIDAAYRNDAEKLVFLGSSCIYPKFAPQPMREECLLTSELEPTNQWYAVAKIAGIKICQGYRRQYGFNAISLMPTNLYGPGDNFDKLNSHVLPALMRRFHEAKVAGAPSVTVWGTGNARREFLHVDDCAKGIVWCMENYQGEDILNLGTGQDVTIRELAETVARVVGYKGELVFDATKPDGTPRKLLDVSRINALGWQASIGLEEGVADTYRWFLNHLDSLRTEPRFDG; this is encoded by the coding sequence GTGAACTATTCTCGCATATACGTAGCGGGCCACAGGGGCCTCGTGGGTTCGGCCGTAGTGAGGGCCCTTGCCGGTTGCGGCGGGGTTGAGGTCATCACGCGCACCCGGGCCGAGCTTGATCTCACGGACCAGGCTGCTGTACGCCGCTTTATGGCGGACGTGCGGCCCCAGGCCGTGGTGCTTGCCGCCGCCAAGGTGGGGGGCATCCGCGCCAACGACGCCTACCCTGCAGAGTTCGTCTGGAACAACTGCATCATTCAGTGCAACGTCATTGATGCGGCTTATCGCAACGATGCCGAGAAACTGGTTTTTCTCGGCTCCTCGTGCATCTATCCGAAATTCGCTCCCCAGCCCATGCGCGAGGAGTGCCTGCTCACCAGCGAACTTGAACCCACGAACCAGTGGTATGCGGTGGCGAAAATCGCGGGGATAAAGATCTGCCAGGGTTACAGACGCCAATACGGCTTCAATGCCATAAGCCTCATGCCCACCAACCTGTATGGCCCGGGCGACAATTTCGACAAGCTCAACTCCCACGTGCTGCCGGCGCTCATGCGCCGCTTTCACGAGGCCAAGGTCGCGGGAGCTCCCAGCGTGACCGTTTGGGGTACGGGCAACGCCAGGCGGGAGTTTCTGCACGTGGACGACTGCGCCAAGGGCATTGTGTGGTGCATGGAGAACTACCAGGGGGAGGATATCCTCAACCTGGGCACCGGACAGGACGTGACCATCAGGGAACTGGCCGAGACAGTGGCCCGGGTTGTGGGCTACAAGGGCGAACTGGTCTTTGACGCCACCAAGCCCGATGGAACTCCGCGCAAGCTTCTGGACGTCTCGCGCATCAATGCTCTCGGTTGGCAGGCTTCCATCGGCCTGGAAGAGGGTGTGGCGGACACCTACCGCTGGTTCCTGAACCATCTGGACAGTTTGCGCACCGAACCCCGCTTCGACGGATAA
- a CDS encoding Hpt domain-containing protein encodes MTDVAGRIRNHFRTAFNLPDEAIERLTETSRTALVEGFAALSISLEASDSKEAARWAHSLKGTLLNAGLARMAEEIGAIERGLLSGNAKEAGEKLDALQNGLRGFLNGH; translated from the coding sequence GTGACCGACGTAGCTGGGCGGATCCGGAATCATTTCAGGACGGCGTTCAACCTGCCGGATGAAGCCATTGAGCGGCTCACGGAAACGAGCCGGACAGCCCTTGTCGAGGGTTTTGCAGCACTGAGCATCTCCCTTGAAGCTTCAGATTCAAAAGAAGCCGCCCGATGGGCGCACAGCCTGAAGGGAACTCTTCTGAACGCCGGCCTGGCCCGGATGGCCGAAGAAATTGGCGCAATCGAGAGGGGCCTGCTCAGCGGTAATGCCAAAGAGGCGGGTGAGAAATTGGATGCCTTGCAGAACGGCTTACGCGGCTTCCTGAATGGGCACTAG
- the rpe gene encoding ribulose-phosphate 3-epimerase: MILSPSLLSSDFGRLAEELAALEAADLKWVHWDVMDGLFVPNITIGPLVIKALRKRSKLFFDVHLMIERPERYLTEFVDAGADLVCVHAEATMHLERAVAEIARLGAKPAVALNPATPLDMVEYLLPQLSMVLIMSVNPGFGGQSFIPFSLEKIRRLKSMIQKQGAQTLIQVDGGVTVENCGELVQAGADVLVSGSAFFSKPPYGQRHRAFLDAAAGAGE; this comes from the coding sequence GTGATACTATCCCCTTCACTGCTCTCGTCCGATTTTGGGCGTCTGGCCGAAGAGCTGGCCGCACTTGAGGCCGCTGATCTCAAATGGGTGCACTGGGACGTGATGGACGGGCTTTTTGTACCCAACATCACCATCGGTCCGCTGGTGATCAAGGCGCTTCGCAAGCGTTCCAAACTATTTTTCGACGTGCACCTCATGATAGAGCGCCCGGAACGCTACCTGACCGAATTTGTCGATGCCGGCGCGGATCTGGTGTGCGTGCATGCCGAGGCGACCATGCACCTTGAGCGCGCAGTGGCTGAGATTGCCAGACTCGGGGCGAAACCAGCCGTGGCGCTTAATCCGGCCACTCCCCTCGACATGGTGGAATATCTTCTGCCACAGCTCTCCATGGTGCTGATCATGAGCGTGAACCCCGGCTTTGGTGGCCAGTCGTTCATACCCTTTAGCCTGGAAAAGATTCGCAGACTCAAATCCATGATCCAAAAACAGGGTGCGCAAACCCTGATCCAGGTGGATGGCGGGGTTACGGTGGAGAACTGCGGGGAGTTGGTCCAGGCCGGGGCGGATGTCTTGGTCTCAGGTTCAGCCTTCTTTTCTAAGCCTCCCTATGGGCAAAGGCACCGAGCATTTCTTGATGCCGCAGCCGGAGCTGGTGAGTGA
- a CDS encoding Lrp/AsnC family transcriptional regulator, which translates to MDAYDRKILDIIQSKYPIAARPYAEVGAQLGLTEAEVLARVRALKQKGVIRRIGANFQSNKLGWQSTLCAARVPEDQVESFVAEVNRHPGVTHNYLRQHSYNVWFTCVGPSMEAVRETLGEISRATGISVLNLPAEKLFKIKVDFAMEES; encoded by the coding sequence ATGGACGCATACGACCGTAAAATTCTGGACATCATTCAATCGAAGTATCCGATTGCCGCCAGGCCTTACGCTGAAGTGGGCGCGCAGCTTGGGCTCACCGAGGCTGAAGTGCTGGCCCGGGTGCGCGCACTCAAGCAGAAGGGCGTCATCCGCCGCATCGGGGCCAATTTCCAATCCAACAAGCTGGGGTGGCAGTCAACGCTCTGCGCGGCCCGGGTGCCGGAGGATCAGGTGGAGTCCTTCGTGGCCGAGGTGAACCGCCATCCCGGAGTGACCCACAACTATCTGCGACAACACTCCTACAATGTGTGGTTCACCTGCGTCGGCCCATCCATGGAGGCTGTCAGGGAAACCCTGGGCGAGATCTCCAGGGCAACGGGTATTTCCGTATTGAACCTGCCGGCAGAGAAGCTCTTTAAAATAAAGGTCGATTTCGCCATGGAGGAGTCGTGA
- the ahbD gene encoding heme b synthase yields MPKTLPNGAPPVRLIAWEITRRCNLACKHCRAEAHFAPYPGELSNAQAKALIDTFPEVGNPIIIFTGGEPLMRPDWDDLVAYANAKGLRCVMAPNGTLITAENAKRMKEVGIQRCSISIDGPDATTHDEFRGEKGAFDGALRGIQYLKDAGIEFQINTTVTKSNLHNFKKIFELCESLGASAWHIFLLVPTGRATEIAAQVITAEEYETVLNWFYDFRKTTTMQLKATCAPHYYRIMRQRAKEEGVSVTPDTFGLDAMTRGCLGGIGFCFISHSGMVQPCGYLELDCGNVLETPFPEIWANTAWFKKFRDQKAYEGKCGPCEYHKVCGGCRARAHTMQGDPMAPEPLCTYQPKRG; encoded by the coding sequence ATGCCAAAAACGCTCCCTAACGGCGCTCCTCCGGTTCGCCTCATCGCCTGGGAGATCACCCGCCGCTGCAACCTGGCCTGCAAGCACTGCCGGGCCGAGGCCCACTTCGCCCCCTATCCCGGCGAACTCTCCAACGCCCAGGCCAAGGCTCTCATCGACACCTTCCCAGAGGTGGGCAACCCCATCATTATTTTCACCGGTGGCGAGCCCCTCATGCGTCCGGACTGGGACGACCTGGTGGCCTATGCCAATGCCAAGGGCCTACGCTGCGTCATGGCCCCAAACGGCACCTTGATAACCGCCGAGAACGCCAAACGCATGAAAGAGGTCGGCATCCAGCGCTGCTCGATCTCCATCGACGGCCCGGACGCGACCACCCATGACGAGTTCCGTGGGGAGAAGGGGGCTTTCGACGGAGCGCTCCGGGGCATACAGTATTTAAAGGACGCGGGCATCGAGTTCCAGATCAACACCACGGTCACCAAGTCCAACCTTCACAATTTCAAGAAGATTTTTGAACTATGCGAAAGCCTGGGGGCCAGCGCCTGGCACATCTTCCTGCTGGTGCCCACAGGGCGGGCCACGGAGATAGCGGCCCAGGTCATCACTGCCGAGGAATACGAGACAGTGCTGAACTGGTTCTACGATTTCCGCAAGACAACCACCATGCAGCTCAAGGCCACCTGTGCCCCGCATTACTATCGCATCATGCGCCAGCGTGCCAAGGAGGAGGGGGTTTCGGTAACTCCTGACACGTTCGGCCTTGATGCCATGACCCGGGGCTGCCTGGGGGGCATAGGTTTCTGCTTCATTTCCCACTCGGGGATGGTACAGCCCTGCGGCTACCTGGAGCTTGATTGCGGCAACGTTTTGGAGACGCCGTTTCCGGAAATATGGGCCAACACGGCTTGGTTCAAGAAGTTCCGGGATCAGAAGGCGTATGAGGGCAAGTGCGGCCCATGCGAATACCACAAGGTCTGCGGCGGCTGCCGGGCCAGAGCCCACACCATGCAGGGTGATCCCATGGCTCCCGAGCCGTTGTGTACATATCAGCCCAAGCGGGGCTAA
- the hemB gene encoding porphobilinogen synthase, producing MFDFHRGRRLRRTPALRDLVRETALSRNDLIMPYFVAETGPEDMVKPIGAMPGQNQLGMKALVERVAKAVDKGLKSVILFGIPRDKDPVGSQGYAENGVVQRAVRELKKKFPALVVVTDVCLCEYTSHGHCGILTDEGQVLNDPTLELLAKVALSHAEAGADIVAPSDMMDGRVAAIRATLDAKGHENIPIMSYAVKYASAYYGPFREAAESAPKSGDRKSYQMDPANWREGLREASADVAEGADFLMVKPAGPYLDIIRLVRDNYDLPVAAYQVSGEYSMIKAAAQLGWIDEQAVMMESLTSIKRAGADLILSYFTEEVLAELL from the coding sequence ATGTTCGACTTCCATCGCGGCCGCCGCCTGCGCCGCACCCCAGCCTTGCGCGACCTTGTCCGCGAGACCGCCCTTTCCCGGAACGACCTGATCATGCCCTATTTCGTGGCCGAAACCGGCCCCGAGGACATGGTCAAGCCCATCGGGGCCATGCCCGGCCAGAACCAGCTTGGCATGAAGGCCCTGGTGGAGCGCGTGGCCAAGGCAGTGGACAAGGGCCTCAAGTCAGTCATCCTGTTCGGCATCCCCAGGGACAAGGACCCGGTGGGCAGCCAGGGCTACGCCGAGAACGGCGTGGTGCAGCGCGCCGTTCGCGAACTCAAGAAGAAATTTCCGGCCCTGGTGGTGGTCACGGATGTGTGCCTGTGCGAGTACACCTCCCACGGACATTGCGGCATTCTGACCGACGAAGGGCAGGTCCTGAACGACCCGACCCTGGAGCTGTTGGCCAAGGTGGCCTTGTCGCACGCCGAAGCCGGGGCGGACATCGTGGCTCCGTCGGATATGATGGACGGCAGAGTTGCTGCCATTCGAGCTACGCTGGACGCCAAGGGACATGAGAATATTCCCATTATGTCCTACGCAGTGAAATACGCTTCGGCGTACTACGGCCCCTTCCGGGAGGCTGCTGAATCAGCGCCCAAGTCCGGGGACCGCAAATCCTACCAGATGGACCCGGCCAACTGGCGCGAAGGCCTGCGCGAGGCCTCGGCGGATGTGGCCGAGGGGGCGGACTTTTTGATGGTCAAACCCGCCGGGCCCTATTTGGACATCATCCGGCTGGTGCGCGATAATTACGACCTGCCCGTGGCCGCCTATCAGGTGAGCGGCGAGTATTCCATGATCAAGGCTGCGGCCCAGCTCGGCTGGATCGACGAACAAGCGGTCATGATGGAGTCGCTCACGTCCATCAAACGCGCGGGCGCGGATTTGATTTTATCCTATTTTACTGAAGAAGTTCTGGCGGAGCTTCTGTGA
- the ahbC gene encoding 12,18-didecarboxysiroheme deacetylase produces MIGISKLYCGTVEASDALRYGRHSGKLPSHLLQFSKDKKPVVVWNMTKRCNLKCVHCYAKAIDESGSDPINTDQAKTMIDDLAAYGAPVMLFSGGEPLVRKDLVELAHHAVGRGMRAVISTNGTLITKEKARELKDVGLSYVGISVDGLEEIHDKFRGVPGSFKKTIQGIENCKAEGLKVGMRFTINKRNWTEIPGLFDLIRDLEVPRICFYHLVYSGRGSELIKEDLDHAETRQVVDLIMDKTRALFEAGHEKEVLTVDNHADGPYVYFRLLKEDPKRAEEVMELLQYNEGNNSGRGIGCISWDGQVHADQFWRIHTFGNVLERPFSQIWDDPNIELLSKLKEKKKYVGGRCADCRFLNICGGNFRARAEAYYGDVWAQDPACYLTDDEIRK; encoded by the coding sequence ATGATCGGCATCTCCAAGCTTTACTGCGGCACCGTGGAAGCATCCGACGCACTGCGCTACGGCCGCCACTCCGGCAAGCTCCCCTCCCACCTGCTTCAGTTCTCCAAGGACAAGAAGCCGGTGGTGGTCTGGAATATGACCAAACGCTGCAACTTGAAATGCGTCCACTGCTACGCCAAGGCCATCGACGAATCCGGCAGCGATCCCATCAACACCGATCAGGCCAAGACCATGATCGACGACCTGGCCGCCTACGGTGCGCCGGTCATGCTCTTTTCCGGCGGCGAACCGCTGGTCCGCAAGGATCTTGTCGAGCTGGCCCACCACGCCGTGGGTCGTGGCATGCGCGCGGTCATATCCACCAACGGCACGCTCATCACCAAGGAGAAAGCTCGCGAGCTTAAGGATGTTGGCCTTTCCTATGTGGGCATCTCCGTGGACGGCCTGGAGGAAATCCACGACAAGTTCCGCGGTGTGCCCGGTTCCTTCAAGAAGACCATCCAGGGCATCGAGAACTGCAAGGCCGAAGGCCTCAAGGTGGGCATGCGCTTCACCATCAACAAGCGCAACTGGACCGAGATCCCGGGACTGTTCGACCTGATCCGCGACCTCGAGGTTCCCCGCATCTGTTTCTACCACCTGGTCTATTCCGGGCGCGGCTCGGAACTCATCAAGGAAGATCTGGACCATGCCGAGACCCGTCAGGTTGTGGACCTGATCATGGATAAAACCCGGGCTCTCTTCGAAGCCGGGCACGAGAAAGAAGTTCTCACTGTGGACAACCACGCGGACGGCCCCTACGTGTACTTCCGCCTGCTCAAGGAAGATCCCAAGCGCGCCGAGGAAGTCATGGAGCTGCTCCAGTACAACGAGGGCAACAACTCCGGGCGCGGCATCGGCTGCATCTCCTGGGACGGCCAGGTTCACGCCGACCAGTTCTGGCGCATCCACACCTTTGGCAACGTCCTGGAGCGGCCTTTCTCGCAGATTTGGGACGATCCCAATATCGAGCTGCTCTCCAAGCTGAAGGAGAAAAAGAAGTACGTTGGCGGCCGCTGCGCTGACTGTCGCTTCCTGAACATCTGCGGCGGCAACTTCCGCGCCCGAGCCGAAGCCTATTACGGCGACGTCTGGGCCCAGGACCCCGCCTGCTACCTGACTGACGACGAGATCAGGAAATAA
- a CDS encoding glycosyl transferase family 2 produces the protein MLSAFEQYSRALLSFQLGDGGGSYETKPASPGVLDIILRQALRSGHCVLLGVGNGETARKLASVLPAGTGFTVCELYPEKARGVGDGLPLLVDTSPVALVWLLFSVGLFRESASCILNPEIDDPKTRSRFQMIQKLHASFSPIDPIKRASNASLSVSAILHPDEPELEDFFAALPTAASEAVVVWDSDSVPDAVPASPVPVRHLAHRLERNFAAQRNRMLSACTGDWVLYLDGDERLAPSLVDILPHLLGVNECNCFAFPRMAVTNTGIKIGWGLWPDLQIRLFKNNPGIRFVRPVHERLEGLSGPTGLVVGASIRHLSDVLKTPETLARKHALFDAAGGFQRLHRQNLVYPTLEDSFFSSLTEHPIIGTWPETVSFQPL, from the coding sequence ATGCTGAGCGCATTCGAGCAATACTCACGGGCTTTGCTTTCCTTCCAGCTAGGCGATGGGGGGGGCAGCTACGAGACTAAACCGGCATCCCCCGGAGTTTTGGACATCATTTTGCGACAAGCACTCCGTTCGGGGCACTGCGTGTTGCTGGGCGTGGGTAATGGGGAGACAGCAAGGAAGCTGGCCAGTGTTTTGCCAGCTGGTACCGGTTTTACTGTCTGCGAGTTGTATCCGGAGAAGGCTCGGGGTGTCGGGGATGGCTTGCCGCTTCTGGTGGATACTTCGCCGGTGGCCTTGGTTTGGTTGTTGTTTTCTGTTGGGCTTTTTCGGGAAAGTGCCTCCTGCATCCTAAATCCCGAGATAGACGATCCTAAGACACGTAGCCGCTTTCAGATGATCCAAAAACTCCACGCGTCTTTCTCGCCAATTGACCCAATTAAAAGGGCCAGCAATGCGAGTCTTAGTGTGTCAGCCATCCTCCACCCGGACGAGCCTGAACTAGAGGATTTCTTCGCCGCGCTGCCCACGGCAGCGTCAGAGGCTGTGGTTGTTTGGGACAGTGATAGCGTTCCGGATGCCGTCCCGGCTTCTCCTGTGCCGGTCAGGCATTTGGCGCATAGGTTGGAGAGGAATTTCGCTGCGCAGCGCAACCGGATGCTGTCCGCCTGTACAGGGGACTGGGTACTTTATCTGGATGGCGACGAAAGGCTGGCCCCATCTCTTGTCGATATTCTTCCACATCTTCTTGGCGTTAATGAGTGCAACTGCTTCGCCTTTCCGCGAATGGCGGTGACGAACACGGGGATCAAGATTGGCTGGGGATTGTGGCCCGACCTGCAGATTCGCTTGTTCAAGAACAATCCCGGAATTCGTTTCGTCCGCCCGGTGCATGAACGGCTCGAGGGACTCAGCGGTCCAACCGGACTGGTTGTGGGTGCATCGATCAGACACCTGAGCGATGTCCTTAAAACCCCGGAAACGTTGGCACGCAAGCATGCGCTGTTCGATGCCGCAGGAGGATTCCAGAGGCTGCACAGGCAGAATTTGGTGTACCCCACGCTTGAGGACTCGTTCTTTTCTTCGCTTACGGAGCATCCAATTATCGGAACTTGGCCGGAAACGGTCAGTTTCCAGCCCCTTTGA
- a CDS encoding glycosyltransferase family 4 protein, with translation MSASLPVRVLHVVNSLGLGGTEKAMQLMVSNLDRSRFSPFVFSVSDGERRSLLKEAGVPVILGGDLLATLERLKPEIVHVHRAGWAESGLMRPIKRYRPKVVVETNVFGRLDDSPLADTIDMHLFVSHFCLGRFASHHGSKVNLARYRVLYNPVDTDLFGRLATPGDFSSPTAGRLSRPDPGKWSRLVFETLPIVKTLEPGFRFLVIGATPQFEAFVKEKGLRDNVQLLPQAGRDEELAAFFGEVSLLAHANDTGESFGMAIAEAMASGLPVVTHPAEGNRDNAQLELVEHGVTGLVAQTAEDYAGAMVWLWRNPDAAKRMGLSGKDKARRLYRAQEIAGQLADIYTELLERPC, from the coding sequence ATGTCGGCAAGCCTGCCTGTCCGCGTCCTGCACGTGGTCAATTCTCTTGGCCTCGGTGGCACTGAAAAAGCCATGCAGCTCATGGTCTCGAACCTGGACCGCTCCCGGTTTTCCCCTTTTGTTTTCAGCGTGTCCGACGGTGAACGCCGAAGTCTACTGAAGGAAGCGGGAGTGCCTGTTATTCTGGGTGGGGACCTGCTTGCCACCCTCGAGCGTCTGAAACCGGAAATTGTTCATGTTCACAGGGCTGGCTGGGCTGAATCCGGCCTCATGAGGCCCATTAAACGCTATAGGCCGAAGGTGGTTGTCGAGACGAACGTCTTTGGCAGGTTGGATGATTCGCCCTTGGCTGACACCATAGACATGCACCTGTTCGTTTCCCATTTCTGCTTGGGTAGGTTCGCGTCCCATCATGGCTCGAAGGTGAACCTGGCCCGGTACCGGGTGCTCTATAATCCTGTGGACACCGATCTTTTCGGGCGTCTTGCAACTCCGGGAGATTTTAGCTCTCCGACCGCCGGCAGGCTTTCGCGACCAGACCCCGGCAAGTGGTCCCGCCTGGTGTTTGAAACCCTGCCCATAGTGAAAACGTTGGAGCCCGGTTTCAGGTTTTTGGTGATCGGCGCAACCCCTCAATTTGAAGCGTTCGTCAAGGAAAAGGGCTTGCGGGACAATGTGCAACTCCTGCCTCAGGCCGGGCGGGACGAAGAGCTGGCAGCATTTTTCGGGGAAGTGAGCCTCCTGGCTCATGCCAACGACACGGGAGAATCTTTCGGCATGGCAATTGCCGAGGCCATGGCCTCCGGGCTTCCGGTGGTCACGCATCCCGCGGAGGGAAACAGAGACAACGCCCAGTTGGAGCTTGTGGAGCACGGCGTCACCGGTCTGGTGGCCCAGACGGCTGAAGACTATGCCGGGGCCATGGTGTGGTTGTGGCGCAACCCGGATGCAGCAAAGCGCATGGGGCTATCCGGAAAGGATAAGGCTCGCAGGCTGTACCGGGCTCAGGAAATAGCCGGTCAGTTGGCTGATATTTATACAGAACTTTTGGAACGGCCATGCTGA